Below is a genomic region from Pseudovibrio brasiliensis.
ATCACCAGTTCGCGAAGAGCGTGGAAGCTGGTTGCGTGCCAGACTTGAGTTGATAGCTCCGGAAACTGAGCAAGCACACTGCCTTGCGGGCTGCGCAGCAGAAGCTGGCGATGAGACAGTAGCTCATTTGCGCCAATCTCGGTCAACTTGGTGAGCGGATGGTTAGGTACACAAACGGAGACAAACGGCAGGTTGCCAATGAAAACCTGCTCCACTCCTTTCTGCACGCTGCCGCCAGAGAACATCAGTCCAATATCCGCCTGATCCTGCGCTACCATGCCGGGGATGTCCGGACTGACACTAGAGAGCAGATCGATCCGTGTGGCGGGAAACCTCTCACCAAACTCAATCAGGGCCTGACTGAGCGAGGGCAGCAGCAAAGCATCATCCAGCATGAGGCGAACACTGGTTTCATCGCCGGAAAAAATGCTGTCGGCTGCTGTGGCCATGTTATCGACCTGCATCAGCACCGCGCGGGCGTAGGTCAGCATGCGTTCGCCGTTTTCTGTCAGTTGGGGCTTGCGGGTGGTGCGATCGAAGAGTTCGAACCCCAGATCCACCTCCAGATTCACGATCCCCGTGCTTACGGCTGACTGGCCTTTGCCCAGTGTTCTCCCCGCCGCAGAAAAACTGCCAGATTCGGCGGCGGCGATGAACATTTTCAATTGCTCGATGCTTGGCAAGCTGCATCCAATCTATTGATAAAAGCGGCAGTAACTAACTTTGTATCATCTGCAAATGAAATTAATCAATGGGCATGCCTCCATGAAGGGATGGGGCGCTCCTGATTTTTTGAAAGAGACTAAGCACATGAAAACTCTGTTGCAGATCAACACAAGTATGCTGGAAACAGACTCTCAATCCTCGCAGCTTTCCGACAAAATGGCAGAAAACTTGCTTTCCCGTTTTGCGGGCATGCGGCACATCAAACGCGAGCTGAGCAAAGACCCAATCCCGCATCTGGAACATAGCCTTTTTCAATGCTTCTATGATCCAAGCGCTGCCGTTACGCCCGCACAACAAGCAGCATTGGCGCTGTCTGATACGCTGGTTTCTGAGTTGAAGGAGGCAGACTTCATTGTGCTTGGCGCGCCGATGTACAATCTGATGATCCCGTCTACGCTCAAGTCATGGATCGACTACGTGACCCGTGCAGGGCAGACCTTTCAGTTTACGGAAACCGGACCGATTGGCCTGCTGGAAGGCAAAAAGTGTTATGTGGCGATCACGCAGGGTGGAAGCTTCCTCGGCACTGCCCATGATCTGGCAACGGCTTACCTCAAATCCGCTCTGGGCCTGATGGGCATCACGGATATCGAGTTCATCTATGCGAAAGGGCTGGCTATGGGGCCACAAGCCGCTGAAGCGGGCCTGAGCAAAGCCAATCAGAAGATCGCTGAACTGGCCTAACAAGCATCGTTATCGCAAAAAAAAAGCCGGCTCTGGAGGTTGAGCCGGCTTCTTGTTTTAACTGTCTAACTCAGCCTTATGCAGGCTGACCAGTTGCTGCGAGCAGAACTTCGCGAATGTTGACGTTCTGTGGCTGCTGGTAAACGAACAGCACAGTGTCTGCCACGTTCTGTGGGTCCAGCACGCCGCCCATTTCTTTCTTCCACTGCTCGTAACCATCAATGATGTCCTGAGACGTGGTGTGGGACAGCAGTTCAGTCTGCACAGCACCCGGAGCGATGGTCATGACGCGCACGTTGTCCGCGGCTACTTCTTCACGCAGGTTTTCGCTGATGGCGTGCACCGCGAACTTGGTGCCGCAGTATGCTGCGTGTGCCGGGAAGGTTTTGCGGCCAGCGATGGAGCTGACGTTGATGATGGAACCGCCCTTACGTGCTTTCATGCCTGGCAGAACAGCGTGGATGCCGTTCAGAACGCCCTTTACGTTCAGGTCGATCATGCGATCCCATTCAGAAGGATCCTGCACAGACAGATCACCCAGCAGCATGCAGCCAGCGTTGTTGACGATAGCATCTGCCGGACCAAACTTGTCTTCAGCTTCTTTAACAGCAGCGATTAGCTGATCACGATCAGTGACGTCAACGCCGCGGCACAGAGTGTTTGGAAGGCCCAGAGCTTCCATCTGCTCAACGCGACGTGCCAGCAGAAGAAGAGGATGGCCAGCTGCGCTGAAAGACTTCGCAATCGCTGCACCAATGCCGGAACTTGCGCCAGTGATAATGATAAGTGGCTTTGTCATTTTGTTTTCCTGCCTCGTTAGCTTTTTCTTGAGCAAGATGGACTTGCGTTGTGTTGCGGCGATTGTACAAAAATGATCACGCTGATAAATGAGGGTAATTCAAAATGATTG
It encodes:
- a CDS encoding SDR family oxidoreductase; the encoded protein is MTKPLIIITGASSGIGAAIAKSFSAAGHPLLLLARRVEQMEALGLPNTLCRGVDVTDRDQLIAAVKEAEDKFGPADAIVNNAGCMLLGDLSVQDPSEWDRMIDLNVKGVLNGIHAVLPGMKARKGGSIINVSSIAGRKTFPAHAAYCGTKFAVHAISENLREEVAADNVRVMTIAPGAVQTELLSHTTSQDIIDGYEQWKKEMGGVLDPQNVADTVLFVYQQPQNVNIREVLLAATGQPA
- a CDS encoding FMN-dependent NADH-azoreductase, which codes for MKTLLQINTSMLETDSQSSQLSDKMAENLLSRFAGMRHIKRELSKDPIPHLEHSLFQCFYDPSAAVTPAQQAALALSDTLVSELKEADFIVLGAPMYNLMIPSTLKSWIDYVTRAGQTFQFTETGPIGLLEGKKCYVAITQGGSFLGTAHDLATAYLKSALGLMGITDIEFIYAKGLAMGPQAAEAGLSKANQKIAELA
- a CDS encoding LysR family transcriptional regulator: MPSIEQLKMFIAAAESGSFSAAGRTLGKGQSAVSTGIVNLEVDLGFELFDRTTRKPQLTENGERMLTYARAVLMQVDNMATAADSIFSGDETSVRLMLDDALLLPSLSQALIEFGERFPATRIDLLSSVSPDIPGMVAQDQADIGLMFSGGSVQKGVEQVFIGNLPFVSVCVPNHPLTKLTEIGANELLSHRQLLLRSPQGSVLAQFPELSTQVWHATSFHALRELVMQGVGWAYLPEHLVSTAIASGQLARLNLRFEHKLWSPPVECIKLKHARMGPAVSWLFDNIKNVLS